In Cytobacillus oceanisediminis, the following proteins share a genomic window:
- a CDS encoding trimeric intracellular cation channel family protein: MVWDVLNVIGTIAFAMSGAVVALEVKYDIMGAYVLGLITAFGGGAIRNLLTGIPIIELWQQTTLFIVALITISIVIILPSSAVQLLTKWSIFDSIGLSAFAVQGAMYAQSIDLPLFAVMFSAAITGAGGGMIRDVLAQRKPIVLRDEVYLLWAIFAGFIIGLDWLSKSYHFYILFTVTLMLRGISHHYSWRLPIKSIQKQ; the protein is encoded by the coding sequence ATGGTTTGGGATGTATTGAACGTGATTGGAACCATTGCATTTGCAATGAGCGGGGCAGTCGTTGCACTGGAAGTAAAATACGACATTATGGGCGCCTATGTTTTGGGGTTAATTACAGCATTTGGAGGCGGGGCTATCAGAAACCTTCTTACTGGCATTCCGATCATAGAATTATGGCAGCAAACGACTCTTTTTATCGTTGCCCTTATTACCATCAGCATTGTCATCATATTGCCAAGCAGCGCAGTTCAGCTTTTGACGAAATGGAGTATTTTTGACTCAATTGGCTTGTCAGCGTTTGCTGTTCAGGGAGCTATGTATGCACAATCAATTGATTTACCCTTATTTGCTGTTATGTTCTCAGCTGCCATAACCGGTGCCGGCGGAGGAATGATCCGCGATGTGCTGGCTCAGCGAAAGCCCATTGTTTTACGTGATGAAGTATATCTTTTATGGGCCATCTTTGCGGGGTTTATTATAGGCCTTGATTGGCTATCAAAGTCTTATCATTTCTATATTCTTTTTACTGTTACTTTAATGCTGCGAGGAATTTCGCATCATTACAGCTGGAGATTGCCTATCAAATCTATTCAAAAACAATAA
- the blaI gene encoding penicillinase repressor BlaI: protein MTDRIPSISESEWEVMTVLWHGAPKTANEVILSLQECTDWKPKTIRTLLDRLVQKNVVGVNKNQRIYTFFPLYSQDECQRAEAQSFIKRIYGGTVKSMLVQFIQEDSLSDEEINELRTILAKKQKKDE, encoded by the coding sequence ATGACTGATAGGATTCCCAGCATTTCAGAATCCGAGTGGGAAGTCATGACAGTCCTTTGGCACGGCGCACCCAAAACGGCTAATGAAGTCATTCTATCCTTACAAGAGTGCACAGACTGGAAGCCCAAAACAATCCGTACTCTTCTGGACAGGCTTGTCCAAAAGAATGTAGTGGGCGTAAATAAAAACCAGAGAATCTATACCTTTTTCCCGTTATATTCACAGGATGAATGCCAGCGGGCAGAAGCTCAATCCTTTATCAAGCGAATCTATGGCGGAACGGTGAAATCCATGCTAGTCCAATTCATCCAGGAAGACTCCCTGTCTGATGAGGAAATTAACGAACTGCGGACGATTTTGGCAAAGAAACAAAAGAAGGATGAATAA
- a CDS encoding BlaR1 family beta-lactam sensor/signal transducer, giving the protein MITSSQFLSVFLECLLVSSFTIGVILLLKNIFKKHLTAQAHYNLWFLLLLALPLPLIPIQLMPFSDSFSFWNSKSSVQSQIAPSAESPLRQNNWMEDIAVSVERYDLTLINNALFYIWISGVAVLAVFTLIARLKISKIKKHTNSLRNNGLLSLFEHCKHKLKISRSIIVGESSLVKTPMTFGFFKTYVVLPRHFDKWLSEKDIEYIFLHELNHYKNKDVAVNYLIVIFQILYWFNPLVWLAFRRMRLDREIACDAAVLNSLDEQSYMEYGNSIIHFAHKASRAVTVDLADHLNGSKKQIKTRIEKIACFKSESKLLRWKSAVIIILAGIFIAGQAPFISVMAHEDGSYKFKDDNIIYEDLGDYFAGYNGSFVLYDKEADHYLIHNKKQSILRVSPNSTYKIYSALLGLESGTITDENSLAKWNGLKYPIDSWNADQNLTSAIKNSVTWYFQTLDKQAHPGTIQTFLDRIRYGNRDLSGGIDEYWLESSLKISPVEQVQLLKKFYANEFGFKEKNIQTVKDSIKLEGKEGALLSGKTGTGTVNGKNINGWFIGYVESEQDTYFFATNIQNEDNSNGSKAAEITLSILKKKGIY; this is encoded by the coding sequence ATGATCACAAGCTCACAGTTCTTATCTGTTTTTTTGGAATGTCTGCTGGTGTCTTCTTTTACAATCGGAGTCATTCTTCTGTTAAAAAACATTTTTAAGAAACATTTAACAGCACAAGCTCACTATAATCTTTGGTTTCTATTATTGCTTGCTTTACCACTGCCTCTTATTCCAATACAACTCATGCCTTTTTCCGATTCATTTTCCTTTTGGAATAGCAAGAGCAGCGTCCAATCCCAAATTGCACCATCTGCGGAGAGTCCTTTAAGGCAAAATAATTGGATGGAAGACATAGCCGTTTCGGTGGAACGCTACGACTTAACATTAATAAATAATGCTTTATTCTATATTTGGATTTCGGGGGTGGCTGTTTTAGCTGTATTTACGCTGATCGCAAGGCTTAAGATCAGTAAAATAAAGAAACATACAAACAGCCTGAGAAATAACGGGCTTTTATCATTATTCGAACACTGCAAACACAAACTGAAGATTTCTAGGAGTATTATTGTTGGAGAGTCATCTCTCGTTAAAACCCCAATGACGTTTGGATTTTTTAAGACTTATGTGGTGCTTCCCCGCCATTTTGACAAGTGGCTTTCTGAAAAGGATATAGAATATATCTTTTTACATGAACTGAACCACTATAAAAATAAAGATGTTGCAGTCAATTATTTAATCGTGATTTTTCAAATACTATATTGGTTTAATCCTCTAGTTTGGCTAGCTTTTAGGAGAATGAGGCTGGATCGCGAAATTGCCTGTGATGCGGCGGTTTTAAATTCTTTGGATGAGCAGTCTTATATGGAGTATGGCAACAGCATTATTCATTTTGCCCATAAAGCCTCAAGGGCAGTGACAGTCGATTTGGCAGACCATTTAAACGGGTCAAAGAAACAAATCAAAACGAGAATTGAAAAAATTGCCTGTTTTAAGTCGGAATCAAAACTGCTGAGATGGAAAAGTGCGGTTATAATCATTTTGGCGGGGATATTTATTGCAGGCCAGGCTCCATTTATATCAGTAATGGCTCATGAAGATGGCAGCTATAAATTCAAGGATGATAACATTATATATGAGGATTTAGGTGATTATTTTGCAGGATATAATGGAAGTTTTGTATTGTATGATAAAGAAGCAGACCACTATCTTATTCATAATAAAAAACAAAGCATATTAAGGGTTTCACCAAATTCTACTTATAAAATTTATAGTGCTCTGCTTGGTTTAGAGTCAGGCACCATAACGGATGAAAACTCCTTGGCCAAATGGAACGGACTTAAATATCCTATTGATTCCTGGAATGCGGATCAGAATTTAACTTCGGCAATAAAAAATTCCGTTACATGGTATTTTCAGACGTTAGACAAGCAGGCTCATCCCGGTACGATTCAAACTTTTCTAGACCGAATCAGGTACGGGAATCGCGATCTATCTGGTGGAATAGACGAATATTGGCTGGAATCTTCCCTTAAAATTTCTCCAGTGGAACAAGTTCAGCTGCTAAAAAAATTTTATGCCAACGAATTTGGTTTTAAAGAAAAGAATATCCAAACGGTGAAAGATTCCATTAAACTAGAAGGAAAAGAAGGGGCCCTCCTTTCAGGAAAAACAGGTACAGGCACTGTAAATGGAAAAAACATCAATGGATGGTTCATCGGTTATGTTGAGTCAGAGCAGGACACATACTTTTTTGCAACGAATATACAGAATGAAGATAACTCCAATGGAAGTAAAGCAGCTGAAATTACATTATCCATTTTGAAGAAAAAAGGTATTTATTAA
- the bla gene encoding class A beta-lactamase: protein MLKAVWLFSLVLLLALTGCANGNHPSDASAAENSKKTSVNTNQKFKQLEKEYDARFGVYAYDTGTKKTIAYRSNERFAYASTFKPLAAAILLERKSLEEMDENITYTSDDLVTYSPITEKHVKTGMTLRELCEAAIRFSDNTAGNLILEELGGPDGFEAALKEMGDTVTKPERFETDLNEAEPGDIRDTSTPKALAASLQKVLIGDFLPEEKRNILTDWMRGNVTGDPLIRAGVPSGWEVADKSGAAGFGTRNDIAIVWPPNREPIIMTILSSRDSKDAEYDNALIAKTAEMAIKALD, encoded by the coding sequence ATGTTAAAAGCAGTCTGGTTATTCAGTTTGGTTCTGCTTCTTGCCCTGACTGGCTGTGCAAATGGCAATCATCCATCAGATGCAAGTGCGGCAGAAAACTCCAAAAAAACTTCTGTAAATACAAACCAAAAATTCAAACAGCTGGAGAAGGAGTATGACGCACGGTTTGGAGTGTATGCATATGACACAGGAACGAAAAAGACTATTGCTTACAGGTCTAATGAGAGATTTGCTTACGCATCTACATTCAAGCCGTTGGCAGCTGCAATATTGCTGGAGAGAAAATCACTGGAGGAAATGGATGAAAACATTACATACACAAGTGATGACCTGGTTACATATTCTCCGATTACAGAAAAGCATGTAAAGACTGGCATGACTTTGAGGGAACTCTGTGAAGCGGCAATCCGGTTTAGCGACAATACCGCAGGCAACTTAATTTTAGAGGAACTAGGAGGCCCTGACGGATTCGAAGCAGCTTTGAAAGAAATGGGGGATACTGTCACCAAGCCTGAGCGCTTCGAGACGGATTTGAACGAGGCAGAGCCAGGGGACATCCGGGATACAAGTACACCTAAAGCACTTGCAGCAAGCCTTCAAAAAGTTTTGATTGGCGATTTTCTGCCTGAAGAAAAGCGGAACATTTTAACCGATTGGATGCGGGGTAACGTTACTGGGGATCCATTAATCCGTGCTGGTGTGCCAAGCGGCTGGGAGGTAGCTGATAAGAGCGGTGCAGCAGGCTTTGGCACCCGTAATGACATTGCAATTGTCTGGCCTCCAAACAGGGAGCCGATTATCATGACGATCCTTTCCAGCCGGGATTCAAAGGATGCAGAATACGATAATGCCCTGATTGCAAAGACAGCGGAGATGGCAATAAAGGCTTTGGATTAA
- a CDS encoding glycerophosphodiester phosphodiesterase, whose translation MNNKLLIGTGVALSLLFSPISQSFAAEPATGERKQVDNIAHRGATGYAPENTIAGFDLAVDMKADYIEIDVQRSKDGELVVIHDTTVDRTTDGTGKVGDLTFDYLRSLDAGIWKGEQFAGEPIPTFEEILDRYHGKVGILIELKAPELYPGIENQVADALKARNLDKPQNEKIIIQSFNFDSMKTMDQLLPKVPIGVLTSNRADTTAEALQEFSAYADWFNPSYGIVTEELVNQVHSLGMQIGSWTVRSQEAADFLFEMEVDAIITDYPDYVDPRN comes from the coding sequence ATGAACAACAAATTATTAATTGGAACAGGGGTGGCTTTGTCACTGCTATTCAGCCCAATCAGCCAGTCGTTCGCAGCAGAACCGGCAACAGGGGAAAGGAAACAAGTTGATAATATAGCGCACCGCGGTGCCACAGGGTATGCACCGGAGAATACGATAGCCGGGTTTGATCTGGCTGTAGATATGAAAGCTGATTATATCGAAATTGATGTTCAAAGAAGCAAGGATGGCGAATTAGTGGTAATCCACGATACAACTGTGGATCGTACAACAGATGGCACCGGAAAAGTGGGGGATTTAACGTTTGACTATTTAAGAAGTCTTGATGCCGGCATTTGGAAAGGGGAACAATTCGCAGGGGAACCAATCCCGACATTTGAAGAGATTCTGGATCGCTACCATGGTAAGGTTGGAATATTAATAGAATTGAAGGCTCCAGAGCTTTATCCTGGCATTGAAAATCAAGTAGCAGATGCATTAAAAGCACGAAATCTAGATAAGCCGCAAAATGAAAAAATCATTATCCAGTCTTTTAACTTTGACTCTATGAAAACAATGGATCAGCTTCTTCCTAAAGTTCCCATTGGTGTATTGACCTCTAACCGTGCCGATACAACAGCGGAAGCTTTACAGGAATTTTCAGCTTATGCAGATTGGTTCAATCCAAGCTATGGAATTGTCACAGAAGAATTAGTGAATCAGGTTCACTCTCTTGGCATGCAAATTGGGTCATGGACAGTGCGCAGCCAGGAAGCCGCCGACTTCCTGTTCGAAATGGAAGTTGACGCCATCATTACCGATTATCCGGATTATGTAGATCCTAGAAATTAA
- a CDS encoding Zn-dependent hydrolase, with protein MSEVQTGKNVNLEKVQARIENHIDTLSTYTATPGRGTTRLTYSQEDLLARQYIKVKMKEAGLTVREDGLGNIFGKLEGSLKDAPSVLIGSHFDSVPNGGSYDGPAGVVAGLEVAALFTENGLTPKYPLEVIALIEEEGSRFGGGLMGSRGMAGLLAEEDFKSLKDKDGITTVEAMEKIGLDPSLPKTRDQQSVKSYLELHIEQGPILEEKNIPIGVVEAIVGLTQLEVTVKGQAGHAGTTPMDRRSDALVAAARMIAQFPELAAAEGEGTVVTTGQLQVYPNGANVIPDQTVFSVDIRSSKEEHVQNVIQKVKELANSYRDSGVEITVEQLLYIQPKEMNKEIVSLLKEKSSELGFTSCSMNSGAGHDAMVFADYTNTGMLFIPSKNGLSHCPEEWSDSRHIAEAVKVLFEAAIELTEAE; from the coding sequence ATGAGTGAAGTTCAAACAGGGAAAAATGTGAATCTGGAAAAAGTACAAGCACGTATCGAAAACCATATTGACACCTTAAGCACTTATACAGCCACTCCAGGCAGAGGAACAACCAGGCTGACGTATAGTCAGGAGGATCTGCTTGCACGGCAGTATATTAAGGTAAAAATGAAGGAAGCGGGCTTGACTGTCCGTGAAGATGGATTGGGCAATATCTTTGGAAAGCTTGAAGGGTCCCTAAAAGATGCACCAAGTGTTCTGATCGGCTCTCACTTTGATTCCGTCCCGAATGGGGGATCTTATGATGGACCTGCCGGAGTTGTAGCAGGACTTGAAGTGGCTGCACTTTTCACTGAGAATGGATTAACGCCAAAATATCCTCTGGAGGTTATCGCCCTTATCGAAGAGGAAGGCTCCAGATTTGGCGGCGGCTTAATGGGCTCACGCGGAATGGCCGGTTTGCTGGCTGAGGAAGACTTCAAATCATTGAAGGATAAAGATGGCATTACGACCGTTGAAGCTATGGAGAAAATCGGGCTCGATCCATCTCTTCCGAAAACAAGAGACCAGCAGTCAGTAAAGTCTTATCTGGAATTGCACATTGAACAGGGGCCTATTTTAGAAGAAAAGAATATCCCGATCGGGGTAGTCGAAGCGATTGTCGGCTTAACACAATTGGAAGTAACCGTAAAGGGACAGGCCGGACATGCTGGGACCACTCCAATGGACAGGCGGTCTGACGCGCTGGTTGCGGCCGCCAGAATGATAGCCCAATTTCCCGAGCTGGCTGCGGCTGAAGGAGAAGGGACGGTAGTGACAACCGGGCAATTGCAGGTATATCCAAATGGAGCCAATGTGATTCCGGATCAAACGGTCTTTTCAGTAGACATTCGCTCCAGCAAGGAAGAACATGTCCAGAATGTTATTCAAAAAGTGAAAGAATTAGCAAATTCCTATCGTGATAGCGGAGTAGAAATAACTGTTGAACAGCTTTTATATATTCAGCCAAAAGAGATGAATAAAGAGATTGTCAGCCTGTTGAAGGAGAAAAGCAGTGAACTGGGTTTCACTTCATGCTCCATGAATAGCGGCGCTGGCCACGATGCCATGGTTTTCGCAGATTATACGAATACAGGGATGCTGTTTATTCCAAGCAAAAACGGACTAAGCCATTGTCCGGAAGAATGGTCTGATTCCCGGCATATCGCCGAAGCTGTTAAAGTCCTGTTTGAGGCAGCAATAGAGCTAACGGAGGCGGAATAA
- a CDS encoding cyclic-phosphate processing receiver domain-containing protein — MEKISVFLDDYRKAPDGHVLVETIDECIHLLQTFEIDHLSLDHDLVSKSRNGLLLVHIMVQKQLFADRITVHSANSVGGKAMYHYLKQAQHDFEMPTDIKVILRPLPLNFIPPNYLQKY, encoded by the coding sequence TTGGAGAAAATAAGTGTATTCCTGGATGATTATCGGAAAGCGCCTGATGGTCATGTATTAGTTGAGACCATTGATGAGTGTATCCATTTGCTTCAGACCTTTGAAATTGACCACTTGTCTTTGGACCATGATTTAGTAAGTAAATCGAGAAATGGTCTTTTGCTTGTTCATATAATGGTTCAAAAACAGCTATTTGCAGATCGTATAACGGTTCACTCTGCCAATTCAGTAGGCGGGAAAGCCATGTACCATTATTTAAAACAAGCACAGCACGATTTTGAAATGCCCACTGACATTAAAGTAATCTTAAGACCACTGCCCCTAAATTTCATTCCGCCAAATTATCTGCAAAAATATTAG
- the thrS gene encoding threonine--tRNA ligase: MEAEKINHRKLGQELELFTSMEEAPGMPFFLPKGMVMRNELESYWRRKHQRAGYQEIKTPIMMKQELWEQSGHWDHYHENMYFSNVDEQNYAIKPMNCPGAILIFNSKRRSYRELPLRYAELGLVHRHELSGSLNGLLRVRSFTQDDAHLFVMADQIEAEIDKILVLIDEFYSHFGFDYKVELSTRPEEYMGSQEMWERAEGALESVLKNKGVNYQINPGDGAFYGPKIDFHILDSLGRSWQCGTVQLDFQMPQKFNCAYVGEDNKLHLPIMIHRAIFGSVERFMAILIEHFAGDFPLWLSPVQAKVIPISDAHAEYADYVKSQLESAGIRAEVDFRTEKMGLKIREAEKQKVSYMLVIGDKEMEQQSLSLRKRKEGNIGVMSIQEVIERFINEINGVGR; the protein is encoded by the coding sequence ATGGAAGCAGAAAAAATAAATCATAGAAAGTTAGGTCAAGAGCTGGAGCTTTTCACATCCATGGAGGAAGCCCCAGGAATGCCTTTTTTCCTGCCAAAGGGAATGGTGATGCGAAATGAACTTGAAAGTTATTGGAGAAGAAAACACCAGCGGGCAGGCTATCAGGAAATTAAGACACCGATTATGATGAAACAGGAACTTTGGGAACAATCCGGCCATTGGGATCATTATCATGAAAATATGTATTTCTCAAATGTGGATGAACAAAATTATGCGATAAAGCCCATGAACTGCCCGGGTGCGATATTGATTTTCAACAGCAAACGGAGAAGCTACCGGGAACTGCCTCTCCGCTATGCGGAGCTGGGATTAGTCCACAGACACGAGCTCTCAGGTTCTTTAAATGGACTGTTAAGAGTTCGGTCGTTCACTCAAGATGACGCCCATTTATTTGTGATGGCTGATCAGATTGAAGCGGAGATTGATAAAATACTTGTCCTAATTGATGAGTTCTACTCCCATTTTGGTTTTGACTATAAAGTTGAACTTTCAACACGCCCAGAGGAATACATGGGATCACAGGAAATGTGGGAACGTGCTGAAGGGGCTTTAGAATCTGTTTTGAAAAACAAAGGAGTTAACTATCAGATTAATCCTGGTGATGGGGCATTTTACGGGCCGAAAATTGACTTTCATATATTGGATTCACTCGGCAGAAGCTGGCAATGCGGTACAGTCCAGCTGGATTTTCAAATGCCGCAAAAGTTTAATTGTGCTTATGTTGGTGAAGATAACAAACTTCATCTTCCTATTATGATTCATAGGGCAATCTTTGGTTCAGTTGAACGTTTCATGGCTATTCTAATTGAACATTTTGCTGGCGATTTCCCACTGTGGCTGTCACCCGTCCAAGCAAAGGTCATTCCCATCTCAGATGCCCATGCAGAATATGCAGACTATGTAAAATCACAATTGGAATCAGCTGGTATCCGTGCAGAAGTCGACTTCAGAACAGAGAAAATGGGACTCAAGATCAGAGAAGCCGAAAAACAGAAAGTTTCCTACATGCTGGTGATTGGTGATAAAGAAATGGAGCAGCAATCCCTGTCGCTGAGAAAACGTAAAGAGGGAAATATCGGTGTGATGAGCATTCAGGAAGTAATTGAGCGGTTTATTAATGAAATAAACGGCGTCGGCAGATAG
- a CDS encoding YhgE/Pip domain-containing protein, translating into MWKIYKKDITSIFTNWVAAVLIGGLTLLPSLYAWFNIEASWDPYSQTNQLPVGIVNEDAGAVVRDKDIHIGDDIVKELKKNDDMDWHFDNRKDAMKKVEYGDYFAVIVIPENFSHKLGTVIEDQPEKAKIEYYVNEKINAIAPKITEKGAGGIVDAVTSNFISTVNGTIFEKFNELGLEIEKDLPDIKRFEEYVFQMEEKLPEIHSLLSSSLSDAENAKKMIDKAQALVPDAKRATGSGLQTINETMKFINEAENRLNAMEPQVQENLEKVQNMAVKVNDFISAVQSSDLNLEQGKEIGNRINEQIAGSLQNIEAIETALKQLQESSNEQGTSQNQEQINQALEQLAALKQELQSIQENGQKVNAFLSDKQQEADDLITRLQENSAATAGKIDAFVKEYNENIRPAIKQEVSSAKETLSNARNILTEIQSSMPEVEKILANTEGNLGEGEETLKHIIGEFPYVSEKINQLADRIRDIQGETDINEIIELLQNDPEAEKGFFEEPVLLNKNSLFPIQNYGTGMTPFYTVLAIWVGALLLISLLATDVHHPEDFTGKQIYFGKLLTFLSIGFAQTLVVTIGDIFILGVDMAAPVWFILFGLVSSLVFILIVYTLVSVFGDVGKAMAIVLLVLQIAGAGGTYPTALLPEFFQTIHPFLPFSYAIDLMREAVGGIVWERVYRDLLILMLFGFIALLIGTFLKEPLSRKTKALMKKSKESGLFH; encoded by the coding sequence ATGTGGAAAATTTACAAAAAGGATATTACAAGTATTTTTACGAATTGGGTTGCGGCAGTATTAATCGGAGGTTTGACGTTATTGCCTTCTTTATATGCCTGGTTTAACATCGAGGCTTCTTGGGATCCCTATAGTCAAACGAATCAGCTTCCAGTAGGAATCGTGAATGAAGATGCCGGAGCAGTGGTTCGTGATAAGGACATACATATTGGAGATGACATCGTCAAGGAATTGAAGAAGAACGATGATATGGACTGGCACTTTGATAACCGTAAAGACGCGATGAAAAAGGTGGAATACGGCGACTATTTTGCCGTCATCGTGATTCCGGAAAATTTCTCTCACAAGCTGGGAACTGTCATTGAAGATCAGCCCGAAAAAGCGAAAATCGAGTATTATGTGAATGAAAAAATCAATGCCATTGCGCCTAAAATCACCGAAAAAGGTGCAGGCGGGATTGTCGATGCGGTTACAAGCAATTTCATCTCTACAGTGAACGGCACTATTTTTGAGAAGTTTAATGAATTGGGTCTGGAGATTGAAAAAGACCTCCCGGATATAAAGCGGTTCGAAGAGTATGTTTTTCAAATGGAGGAAAAGCTTCCTGAAATCCATTCCTTATTAAGCAGCTCCTTGTCAGATGCTGAGAATGCAAAAAAAATGATTGATAAGGCACAAGCACTCGTTCCCGATGCCAAACGCGCAACAGGCAGCGGTCTGCAGACCATTAATGAAACTATGAAATTTATAAACGAGGCTGAGAATCGCCTGAATGCAATGGAGCCTCAGGTTCAGGAGAATCTGGAGAAGGTCCAGAATATGGCGGTGAAGGTGAACGATTTTATCTCTGCGGTTCAATCCTCTGATTTGAACTTGGAACAGGGAAAGGAAATTGGCAATAGAATCAATGAGCAGATAGCGGGTTCGCTTCAGAATATCGAGGCAATCGAAACTGCACTAAAGCAGCTGCAGGAGTCTAGTAATGAACAAGGCACAAGCCAGAATCAGGAACAAATCAATCAGGCTCTGGAACAATTAGCTGCATTAAAACAGGAACTGCAGTCTATCCAGGAAAACGGACAGAAGGTCAATGCCTTTCTTTCAGACAAGCAGCAGGAAGCGGATGATTTAATCACCCGGCTTCAGGAAAATTCCGCTGCAACTGCAGGCAAGATTGACGCATTCGTTAAAGAATATAATGAAAACATCCGGCCAGCCATCAAACAGGAAGTGTCCAGCGCCAAGGAAACATTGAGTAATGCCCGGAATATCCTGACTGAAATACAATCTTCCATGCCTGAGGTTGAAAAGATTCTTGCTAATACAGAGGGCAACTTAGGTGAAGGGGAGGAAACACTTAAACATATCATCGGAGAGTTTCCGTACGTCAGTGAAAAGATTAATCAACTAGCCGACCGGATTCGAGACATCCAGGGCGAAACAGACATCAATGAGATAATTGAACTGCTGCAAAATGATCCGGAAGCAGAGAAGGGATTTTTCGAGGAACCTGTTCTGCTCAACAAAAACAGCCTTTTCCCAATCCAAAACTACGGAACAGGCATGACTCCCTTTTATACCGTACTTGCGATCTGGGTTGGTGCCCTTCTGCTAATTTCCCTGTTGGCCACAGATGTTCATCACCCCGAAGACTTTACAGGAAAACAAATCTATTTCGGCAAGCTACTCACCTTCCTAAGCATTGGATTTGCACAGACCCTTGTAGTGACAATAGGGGATATCTTCATTCTGGGAGTGGATATGGCAGCACCAGTATGGTTTATCCTGTTTGGATTGGTAAGCAGCTTAGTGTTTATATTAATTGTTTATACATTAGTATCTGTATTTGGCGATGTAGGTAAAGCCATGGCGATTGTCTTGCTGGTGCTTCAGATTGCGGGTGCTGGCGGAACCTATCCGACCGCCTTGCTTCCGGAATTTTTCCAAACCATCCACCCCTTCCTGCCCTTCTCTTATGCCATTGATTTAATGAGAGAAGCTGTTGGAGGCATTGTATGGGAGAGAGTGTACAGAGACCTCCTGATCCTGATGCTATTCGGTTTCATTGCACTATTAATTGGAACCTTCCTGAAAGAGCCATTAAGCAGAAAAACGAAAGCGCTGATGAAGAAATCGAAGGAATCCGGGTTGTTTCATTAG
- a CDS encoding nucleoside hydrolase, with protein MKNIILFADPGIDDSIAIIYALLNPSINVLAIVSSYGNVTKEQATDNIAYLLKLAGRPDIPIIGGANSPSSGEIPKFYPEIHGKEGLGPIRPPEDAKGELTNFSELYNIIRENQDVTIVDVGRNTSLAALFILGENISDDIKDFYIMGGAFLVPGNVTPSAEANFYGDPVASQVVVTNMDNIYIIPLNVTNRAIVTMEHINIIQEMTDNPVIQIMDEVMEYYIEAYKKLIPGINGAPLHDVVTLFLMANPEMGRSIRRDVKILTADDGRGTSIADFRVSSKPSEKNKNIFLDFNYQGFIEDFIKVMSS; from the coding sequence ATGAAAAACATCATTTTGTTTGCTGACCCTGGGATTGATGATTCCATTGCCATCATATATGCCCTTCTTAATCCAAGCATAAATGTACTAGCTATCGTATCGAGTTATGGGAACGTTACAAAAGAACAAGCAACAGATAACATCGCCTATTTACTCAAACTGGCCGGCAGACCGGATATTCCTATTATCGGAGGAGCTAATAGCCCTTCATCAGGGGAGATTCCCAAGTTTTATCCTGAAATTCATGGAAAAGAGGGCTTGGGCCCTATACGGCCTCCAGAGGATGCAAAAGGGGAACTAACCAATTTCTCGGAGCTCTACAACATTATAAGGGAGAACCAGGATGTAACTATAGTAGACGTAGGGAGAAATACCTCTTTAGCTGCACTTTTTATATTAGGGGAAAATATATCAGACGACATTAAAGATTTTTATATAATGGGTGGTGCTTTTCTGGTTCCTGGAAATGTAACCCCCTCAGCTGAAGCAAATTTTTATGGTGACCCTGTCGCTTCACAGGTAGTGGTAACCAATATGGATAATATCTATATTATCCCGCTTAATGTCACAAACAGGGCTATCGTCACGATGGAACATATCAACATAATACAGGAAATGACTGACAATCCAGTAATTCAAATTATGGATGAAGTGATGGAATATTATATAGAAGCCTATAAAAAACTCATTCCTGGAATTAACGGTGCTCCATTACATGATGTTGTAACACTCTTCCTCATGGCCAACCCGGAAATGGGACGTTCTATTAGAAGAGATGTGAAAATACTAACAGCGGATGATGGAAGAGGTACGTCCATTGCTGATTTCAGAGTCAGTTCCAAGCCTTCTGAAAAGAATAAAAATATTTTTCTAGATTTTAATTATCAGGGATTTATTGAAGATTTTATAAAAGTAATGAGTTCTTAA